A region of the Sideroxydans lithotrophicus ES-1 genome:
AGCTTTACCTGATGGATAGATGCCAGCTAGAGGCATCCGCCGCAGCTGCCGCAGCGCCAGTCATGCCGATTCACTGCCTGGTAGAACCAGCGCATGTGTGCCACATCGCAGGGAATATCGTGCTGCAGGAACAGCTCCGCCAGCCAGGATGCATTCGCCTCTATCCACCGGTCTTCCGGCAGGCCCTCGGCATAGTCTTCGTCGTCGGGAAAGATATAGCTGTAAATGCCGTAGGTGTCCATATCCTCGTCGCGCTTGGCGGGGCTGAGCTCCAGCATCCGTCCCTGGAAAGTGATCTCCCAATGGCCGTTGCAGAGATTGTTGCCTGTGGCTGTCCAGGTTGCAGAGAATGGATTAGGCATGGCGATGGGCTGCTCGTGAATTTGCAAAGTTAAGGTAATGGAACCGGCTGATGAACAAGCCGCGTACGTTAGTCCCGCCGCACTGCAAATGATTCATGAAAAATCGCCGTATCCCGCCACGGCCGCAATGGTGCACGGTGGGGTGATATTTTTCATTGTCCCATGAAGGACATACAGGATGGCAGGGCATTTGCAACAAAACTGAAACGTTGCCGCTGGATTTTAAGGCATAATCCGTACGAATCCATCAACCTTCAGCCCGAATCCGCATCGCCTTTCGCCCAAGACTTTTTCGATCTCCGATCGGAAGCAATAATAAAATTGAAAGACAAGACGGCAATACAATCTGCACAGCTGCGACAGTTGCTTTCCGTTAGCAAGGTGTCGCTGATCACCAGCATCTCTCTTGCTGCCATACTCGCTTATATACAACGAACGGTGGTTCCTTCCAGCGAACTGCTCGTCTGGTGTTTGCTGATGGTGCTGGCCTCGCTTTTGCGGGCCGCGCTGGTCTATTCCCCGCAAACCCTCCGACTCGATGACGCTGCTGCGGTGCAAGCCAGGCTGCAGAAGTTCCGCATCGGCGTCGTGGTTGCAGGAGCAGTATGGGGTTCGGCCGGCCTCCTGCTGTTCCCGGCCCATCATCCGCAATATGTGATGTTCCTGATCTTCACGCTGGCGGGCATGACGGCCGGCGGCGTGATCTCTTTTTCTGCCGACTTGGTCAGCGCTGTTGCTTTCTCGGTGTTGCTCAGCCTGCCGGTCGCGATCCGCCTGTTCGTTACGGGAGACCATCTGTCAGAAGCGATGGGCGTGGCGGTGCTGCTGTATCTGGGCTTCATGATCGCGAGCATCCGGCGCATCAACCAGAACATATGCGAGAACATCATCCTGCGCATCGAAGCCGCAGCGCGCGAAGGCAAGGTGCGGGAAAGCGAAGAACGCTATCGTTTGCTGCTGAGCCATTTGCCGGTCGGCATCTTTCATTACAACACCGATCTGGTCATCACCTATTGCAACGACCGCCTCGCCGAGCTGCTGCACAACTCCGTCGAGCACGTGATCGGCCTGGATATGAAACTGGTCAAGGACCAGGCCATCCTGCCCAGCCTGCGCAAGGCGCTGGAGGGCGAGAGAAGCAATTTTGAAGGACATTACCTCGCCACCTACAGCGATGCCGAGGGATGGGCATACATCACTTGCACGCCTTTCCACGACCACAATGGTCAGATCGCCGGCGGCATCGCCATCGTCCAGGACATCACCGAACACAAGGCGGCCGAGGAGAAGATCAACAACCTGGCGTTCTACGACCCGCTCACCGGGCTGCCCAACCGCCGGCTGCTGCTGGACAGGCTGCAGCATGCGCTGGCTTCGAGCGCGCGCAGCGGCAGGGAAGGTGCACTGCTGTTCATCGACCTGGACAATTTCAAGGCGCTCAACGACACGCTGGGCCACGACATGGGCGACCTGCTGCTGCGGCAGGTCGCCCAACGCCTGGCTTCCTGCGTGCGCGAAGGCGATTCCATCGCACGCCTGGGCGGGGACGAATTCGTGGTGATGCTGGAAGACCTGGGCGGACACGATCTCGAAGCGGCGGCGCAGACGGAAGCCGTCGGCGAGAAGATACTCGCCATGCTCGGTCTGCCTTACCAGCTCGTTGCACATGAATACCGCTGCACTCCCAGCATCGGCGCAACGCTGTTCAGCGGCCACGAGCTGGCCAAGGAAGAGCTGCTGAAGCGCGCCGATATCGCCATGTACCAGGCCAAGCAGGCGGGCCGCAACACGGTGCGCTTCTTCGACCAGCAGATGCAGGACGCGGTCACCGCCCGTGTCGCGCTGGAAGGCGAATTGCACAAGGCGCTCGACCGGCAGCAATTCCGATTGCATTACCAGATCCAGGTGGACGCATCGGGCCGGCCGCTGGGTGCGGAGGCATTGATACGCTGGATGCACCCCGAGCGCGGCTTGGTGCCGCCCGACCAGTTCATCGGCATGGCGGAAGAGACGGACCTGATCTTGCCCATCGGACAATGGGTGATGGACACTGCCTGCGCCCAGCTCAAGACATGGCAGCAGCATGCACCCACCCGCGATCTCGTGCTTGCGGTGAACGTGAGCGCGACCCAATTCCACCAGCTGGATTTCGTCTTCCAGGTGCGGGCCACCGTGCAGCGCCACGCCATCGATCCGAAGTTGCTCAAGCTGGAGCTGACCGAGAGCATGCTGCTGGAGAACATCGAAGACACGATCAGGACCATGAACGCACTGAAGGAGATCGGGGTGCAGTTCTCGCTGGACGACTTCGGTACCGGCTATTCGTCCCTGCAATACCTGAAACGGCTACCGCTGGACCAGATCAAGATCGACCAGTCGTTCGTGCGCGATATCGCGTCCGACAGCAACGACCGCGAGATCGTCGGCACCATCATCGCCATGGCGCAGAACCTGTACCTGGATGTGATCGCCGAGGGCGTGGAGACGGAAGAACAACGACAGTTCCTGCAGGATAACGGCTGCACCCATTTCCAGGGATACCTGTTCGGGAAACCGGTGCCAGTCGAACAGTTCGAGGCGATGCTGCAGCCGGATCGAGCATCCTGAATACCCATCTCCACAGTAGTTAATCGAACCCGCCGGAATTGACGCCGCTGCGCGCCCGGGTCTACGCTATGCGGCACACGGGGGTTCGCGCGATTCATGCACGACCGTGAGTGATCTAATGACAATGGAGAACAGCCATGATCAATAGAAACGTCGTCCTGCAAACGCTGAAATGCAGCCCCAGCCAGTACCCGCAAACGCTTGATGAACGCTTCCCCCACGTGCTGGAAAAGGTCGTCAAACTGTGGAATTCACCCGATGCTGAATCCTACTTCGCCGATCTGCTGCAGCCCAATGGTCGCGGCGGCGGCAGATTCGACCGCGACGGTTTTCCGGACAAGGCGTGGGAAGAGATCCTGCAACTGCAAATACTCTACGGCAGACAGCGCCCCCATTAGGCGGATCAATGGCGGCAACTCATTGCCTGTCCCGGTTGCGCTCCTGGTTCCATCCCGGCCCGCGATTCGAGTCGCGCTCGCCTTCATAGCGCTGCTGCCTCGAGTCCCGCTCCTGCTGTCTGATCTCCCTGTCCTGCTGCCTGGTCTCGCGCTCTTGCGGCCTTTGCATCTGCTGCTCGCGCCGCATCGTTTCCGGCTGGGTCTGCTGCTTGCGATCCTGCGCTTCCGTGCGTCCCTGCCGCGGCGTGACGACGATCGGACTTTGTTCATTCGCGCCGCCTCGTTGCGGTGAAGTGGCGCGAGGAACAGCCTGTGCACCCTGCGGAGTGGGGCGAGAGAACGGTGCGTTCTGCTGCATCGCGCCACCTTCCTGCGGTGCACGTTGTCTTTGCTGCATGACCGGCCCGCCTTGCACCGGTTGCTGCTGGAAGCGCTGCTGCAGGTAGGGATCGCGGGACTGGTAACGATAATGCCTTTGTTCCAGTTCGCGCTGCTGCTCCAGTTGCCGAGGATAGCGATCGCCCGAATATTGGCGCTGATAGTCCGGCAACGGGGCCGGCCTGTGGTGGACGTTGCGGTTCCACCTGTTCCAGCCGCTTCTGCGCTGTTCCCATTCATGACCCCAGTGTTCGCCCCAGTGCGGCGGTTCATTCGACAGCCAGACCTGGAAGTACACCGGCGGCATGCGGTAGTAGCGCACCGGCACCCTGAGGATGAACACCGGTACATCGTCCGGATCCACCAGCCACCAGGGGCCGTTGTACCACGTGCTGACGTACCAGCTGTCATCCTGGTAGAGCCAGTACTCGCCGTCGTAGAAGAACAGGTTCGCTTCCAGCTGCGGAGCGTAATAGACCGGGTAACCCGGCACGAGGACAAAGTCCGGGTAGTTCGACAGGGCGAACCCGATGCTGACATTCGGCGTCGCGATCCGGACGCTCAGCTGATCGGCATGCGATGGCGCCGAGCACAGCATCAGCAACACTACGAGCAGATAACGGATGTGTTTCATGATGTGACCTCCAGTCCGATAAACCAGTGACTCATGCATGCAGGTGCCGAACCATCCCCGGCGACGGGATCATCCGACTCTGTCGGGATCCCGCAATGACCGATCGATCAGCGTCGGCTAATCGCGATCGCGTCTGTGCTCGCCGCTATTACCGCGGCGATCGCCGTCGCGGCCTTCATCGCGACGGCCTTGGTAATTTCCGCGTCCTTCATCCCTGCGCTCGTCCCGACGTTCGTCGCGGCGCTCGTCACCGCGATGTTCTTCCCGGTAGCGTGGAGCATATTCGCGGTTATACCAACCGTCCTGCACAAAGAAGACGCGCTCGCCGCAAGCGTTGTATTCGTGGCAATGCCTGCTCCAGTGCTTGGCATGTCCAGGCGGCACGCGCAGGTAGATCGGCGGACGCTCGTCCCTGCCCCGCTGCACGATCACCGGCTGGGCATTGATGACTACCGGCTGGGGGAAGTTGCCGATGTCGATCCGGCCATAGAAACCGGGTTGGCCTACGCTGACCGAAACGCCTACGTCGGCAGCATAAGATGTAGTGGTGAGAGTTGCGGCAGCCACTGCTGCTGCGATCAGTATACGTTTCATGTTGAAGCTCCTGTTGTGGTGAAGTTCAGACAGATAGCATCGGCTCACGTTCGCAGCAATTTTTTGCAGGGATCGAACGAGCCTGCTCGAATTATTCTCCTATTTTTGCCGGGCCGTTGCCTTTATCGACAACAACTTCGACAGATGTATCAATTTGCGCAGCATCGACAGGATTGCACCGTGGACCAGCGGCGTCGACATCCCTGTCGATGCGGCGGAAAACAATTGGAAAACAATCGGCTTTGTTACATTTGCCCTTATTGTCCATCAGCATATTTCAGTCAGGACTTCGTCGGAAACTGTCCTGGTTCCGTCATCGCCGCACGGGGATCTCGGCGGCATCCCCTGTATGCGCCTGCATTGGCGGATTTTCATCGTCTGGCGCGCGTCTTGCTGTAAACAATACCCAAACAAAGAACGGAAGGACATGGCATGCCGAAGCCGACTCTGCGCATTGGACCAATGGAAGGCACGACTGTTCATTTTCCGCATATGCTCGAGATTACCGAATGAGTGAACAGGACATCAATCAGGAACGCCTGGAGCTCGCTCTTGAAGCGGCAGGTCTCGACCTGTGGGAGAACAACCTGATCACTGGCGAGGTTTCGCGCAGCGCAGCCAAGACCTTTATGGAGCTTGGCTACAGCAATGAAGAAATCACCGACTGTCTGGACAATTATTTCACGCTCATCCATTCCGACGATGTTCCGGTGGTCCAGTCTGCCATCAACGACCATCTGAGCGGCAGCAAGGAACAATATCGTTGCGAATTCAGGATCCGCGCCAAGAATGGCAGCTGGGTCTGGTTTGCCAACTACGGCAAGATCATGGATCGTCATGGTGACGACCGGGGCCAGCGCTTCGTCGGCGTGACGTTCAACATCGATGAGCGGAAACGCAAGGAAGAACAGCTCATCGTCCTGGAACAGGATACGCGCACCCTGATCGAGAACTCACCCGACACGGTTGCCCGCTACGACCACGAATGCCGGCGCATCTACGTCAATCCCGCTTTAGCCTCATCGTTCCCCGGCGGCGCCGAAAAAATTCTGGGCAAGAAGCCATCCGAAATTCCGGGCGGCCCGGAATTCGACAAGTTTGAAGCAAAGATCGTCGAAGTGTTCGCTACCGGCAACAATGCCCTGTTCGAATTGAAATGGCAGGGCAAGGATGGCAAGGAGCTTTGCAACCATATCCGGCTGACGGCAGAACGCGATTCGTCCGGCAGGCTGACCTCGGTCCTGGCGATCGGGCGCGACATCACCGAGCTGTACGAATCGCGGGCTGCACTGAAGCGCGCGAACGCTCAGCTCGAAAACATGAACGACCTGCTGCAATCGCAGGCGACCAGCGACCCGCTCACCGGATTGCCGAACCGGCGCTTCATGCTCGACCGGCTCAAACATGCATTGGCGTCCAGTTCGCGCAGCGGCAGGGAAGGCGCGCTGTTGTTCATCGACCTGGACAATTTCAAGACGCTGAACGACACGCTGGGACACGATGTCGGCGACCAGTTGCTGCAGCAGGTCGCGCATCGCCTGGAAACCTGCGTGCGGGAAGGCGATACCGTGGCCCGTCTGGGCGGCGACGAGTTCGTGGTGATGCTGGAGGATCTGAGCGAAAAGGACCTGGAAGCCGCAGCGCAGACCGAGGCAGTCGGCGAAAAGATACTCGCTGCACTCAACCAGCCCTACCAGCTGGGCAAGCACGAATACCGCAACACACCCAGCATCGGCGCGACGCTGTTCAACGATCACCAGCAATCGTTGGACGAGTTGCTGAAACAGGCCGACATCGCCATGTACCAGGCCAAGCGTGCTGGCCGCAACGCACTGCGCTTCTTCGATCCGCAGATGCAGGAGACCATCAATTCGCGCGCCACCCTGGAAAATGAATTGCGCAAGGCACTCGAGCTGCACCAGTTCTATCTGTTCTACCAGGTCCAGGTGGACAGCGTGCAGGAAGACGGTTCGCACCGCGCGACAGGAGCGGAAGCTCTGATCCGCTGGGCACACCCCGAACGCGGCCTGGTGTCGCCAGCGCAATTCATTCCGCTGGCGGAAGAGACCGGGCTGATCGTTCCCATCGGGCTATGGGTGCTGGATACGGCCTGCGCCCAGCTCAAGACTTGGCAGCACGATGCGCTGACGCGCGGACTGGTTCTGGCGGTGAACGTGAGTGCCAAGCAGTTCCGCCAGCCCGATTTCGTCGCGCAGGTCGATGCTGCCGTGCAGCGCCATGGCATCGACCCGAAACTTCTCAAGCTGGAACTGACCGAGAGTCTGTTGCTGGAAAACATCCAGGACACCATCGCCACCATGAACGCGCTGCGCGAGATCGGCATCAGGTTCTCGCTGGACGACTTCGGCACCGGCTATTCATCCCTGCAATACCTGAAGCAATTGCCGCTCGACCAGCTCAAGATCGACCAGTCGTTCATCTGCGACCTGGTCTCCGACAGCAGCGACCGGGCGATCGTGCGCACCATCATTGCCATGGCGCAAAGCCTGAACCTGAACGTGATCGCCGAAGGTGTGGAGACGGAAGCGCAACGGCAGATCCTTCTGGAAAAAGGTTGCATCCATCACCAGGGCTACCTGTTCAGCAAGCCGGTACCGATCAATCAGTTCGAAGCACAGTTGCGGAGGTGATCGGTGCAAATGGATTGGGGTCTGGTGGTGGTCCTGCTGTGCATTTCCGTTCCGGTATCGATCGTGTTCGGCCTCTATTTCTGGAGCAACCGCAACGACAGGCGGGACGGCACGCGTTTTCTGGGCACGCAGATGGACATCGCCATCCTTGTCTTCGGGATATTCATATTGCTGCTGATGGTCGGCTGGATACGCAAGGCATTCTTTGGATGAGACGGGCTGGTCAATAAGGGGTATTGACGCATCCAGCGGCTGGGTCTTACGCTGTGAACAGGAGCATGGCTGGGCTCTATGCAAGCACTGCCATGGAAGTGATCAGATAACAAAGGGGAAGCAATGATCAGCAGGGAAGTCGTTTTGCAAACGCTCAAATGCAGTCCGAAGGAATATCCGAAAACGCTCAGCGAGAAATTCCCGCACATCCTGGAAAAGATCGTCCAGCTGTGGAACTCGCCGGAAGCGGAACCCTACTTCGCCGACCTGTTGCAGCCCAACGGCCGCGGCGGCGGCAGGATGGATCGCGATGGCTTCCCGGAGCAGGCATGGCAGGAGATATTCGAATTGAAACTGCTCTATGCCAAACCGCGCGTCAAAGGCAGGTAGGCCGGGCAGCCGTCACTTCGGGCGGTTGCTTCCCGCCACGATCTTATACTCGAACAATCTGCATTCGATCGCGCCGTTGTAGAGCGGCGTGCGTCTGGATGGGGTCAGGCGCATCAGCTTGGCGATGCGCAGATCGGCAGTGAACAGGTAGGCGCTCCAGCCGCCGAATCTTTTCTTCAGCACATCGCCGAGTTGCGGATACAGCTCGGCCAATTCGTCTTCGTCGCCCATGCGTTCGCCATAGGGCAGGTTCGCCACGAGAACGCCTTCCTTTTCCGGCGGCGAGACTTCCAGCGCGTTGCATTGCTTCAGATCGACCGTTTCACGGATACCCGCCTCTTCCAGGTTCTGGTGCGCAGCCTTGAGTGCATCGCCATAGAGGTCGCTGCCGTAGATGGGCAGTTCGCTCACCGGCAGTTGCGCGGCGATGGCGCTTTCGCGCATCGCGTTCCACGTCCTGGCATCGAAGTTCTTCAGTTTCTCGAACGCGAAATTGCGCGCGATACCGGGCTGGATGTTGAGCGAGATCTGCGCCGCCTCGATGAGGAACGTACCGCTGCCGCACATCGGGTCGAGCAGCGGGATGCCGGGCTTCCAGCCGGTCATCTTGAGGATGCCCGCAGCCAGGTTCTCGCGCAGCGGTGCGATGTTGGTGTGGATGCGCACGCCGCGCTTATACAGCGCATCGCCGGAGGTATCCAGATACAGCGTGAACTTCTCGCCTTCGAAGAATGCATGGATGCGCATGTCCGGATCGAGCTTGGCCACGCTGGGACGCGCATCCTTCTCAGCGCGGAACTTGTCGCACACCGCGTCCTTGATCTTCAGCGTGATGAACTCCAGGCTCTTCAATGGACATTTGATCGCGGTGACCTTGACCAGGATGGTGCAGCTCACATCGAACCACTTCGTCCACGGCAGATCGTAAACAGCTTTATACACATCCTGCTCGTCGCGGAAATAAGTGGCGTCTTTTACACGCCAAAGGATGCGCGAAGCGAGTCGGCTTTGCAGGTTGACGCGGTAGCAAGTCGGCCAGTCGCCGGCGAAGGAGATACCGCCGGCGCTGATGCGCACATCGGTGGCACCGAAAGAAATCAGTTCGTCGGCGAGGAGTTTTTCCAGTCCGCGTGGGCAAGTAGCAAAAAAGTCAGGCATCTAATGAACCTTGAGAACTATTGCCACAGAGACCACAGAGTACACAGAGATGAACGGCGGTTTTCTCTGTGGTCTCTGTGTACTCTGTGGCTAAAATGGTTTTACAACAACCAGAATAACCACGGCCAGCAGCACCAGCACCGGCACTTCATTGAAGAAGCGGAACCAGACATGGCTGCGGGTGTTGCGGTCTGCGGCGAACACCTTCACCAGATGGCCGCAATACAGGTGGTAGGCGACCAGCCCGGCAACCAGCGTGGTCTTCGCATGCAACCAGCCGCCGCTGAAGCCGAAGCCGAACCACAGCCACAGTCCGGTGATGACGGCCAGCAGGCCGATGGGGGTGACGAACTTGTACAGTTTGCGTTCCATCAGCTTCAGTCGTTCGCGCACCGCCTGCTCTTCCGCCATCGCATGATTGACGAAGATGCGCGGCAGGTAGAACAGGCCGGCGAACCAGCTGACGACGAAAAAGATATGGAAAGCTTTCAGCCACAACATGATGATCACCTCGATAGACGACGACGGAACAACACCAGCGAAATATAAAAAGCGCTCAGGGTATACGCCAGCAACACCCCGATATGCAATCCCGCTTGCGGCGGCACGTTGCCGCTCATCAACGGCCTGGCCAGGTCGACCGCGTGCGTCAGCGGCAGCATGCCGGCGACCATTTGCATGCTTTCCGGCAGCTGGGTGACCGGAAAAAAGACGCCGCATAGTAGCATCATCGGCGTGATCACCAGCGTGAAGTAGTACATGAAGAAGTCATAGGCGGGTGCCAGCGCAGTCATGATCAACCCGATGGCGGCAAAGGCCAAACCGATCAGCAAGGCCAGCGGGATCATCCACAGCGACATCAGCGAATGCGACAGCCCCAGCAGCCAGATCACCGCCAGCACCGCCGCACCGGACATCAGGCTCTTGGTGGCCGCCCACAATATCTCGGACAGCACCACGTCATCCAGCGAGACCGGCGTGTTGAGGATGGCCTCCCAGGTACGCTGTTCGTGCATGCGCGCGAAGCCGGAATACAACGCCTCGAAGCTGGCGCTGTTCATGGTGCTGTAGCACACCGTGCCGGCGGCAAGGAACGCCATGTACGGCAAACCGCCCATGCTCGGCAGCAGGCTGCCCAGGCCGTAGCCGAGGCCCAGCATGTAGATCACCGGGTCGGCCAGATGGCCGAGGATGGAAGGTGCCGCGATCTTTTTCCATACCAGCCAATGACGCTGCCAGATGGGAAAGAAACGCAGGCTCAGGCGCGGCAATGCATAGTCGCTGTTGCTCATTTCGATCTGTCCTGTTCCACTGCGGCGATGGCGTCGGCCGGACTGACCACACCGATGCCGCGTGCATACACGCAACCCTTCGATGTGCCTTCCGCCGCGATGCGCTCGTCCTTGCTGAAGTTGTGTTTCATGTAGAAATATTTCTCGTCCCAGTGCGTCACTTCGGTCTTCACCCTGTAACGCTCGAAGATGCCCAGCGGTTTCTTGTAAGTCATGGTGTGCTCGGCGATGACCGGTATCCAGTTGCGCCTGAACATGGCTTTCAGCAAGCCGCTGCGCGCGAAGATGTCCACCCGGTTGAGATCGCAGATGGTCAGGTAGCGTCCGTTGTTCATGTGGAAATTGATGTCGATATCGTTGGGCAATACATGCAGGCTGAATTCGCTGACGAAACGGTTGTCTTCGATGCGCGCACAGAACAGCGAACGGATGAGCACCCACAGCATGCGGAAGATCAGGTTCATTCGCGCATCTCCCGGCCTGTTAGCTTGAGAAACACGTCTTCCAGGTTCGCCGGGCGATGCAGGTAGCGCAATTCGCTTTGCTTTTGCAGGTGTTCCACCAGCGGTTGCGCATCCTTCACGTAGCAGAACACCGACTCGCCACTGACCTCGAAGCGGTGCGAGAATCCGGCAGCACATTCGCCGGCCCATTGCGCGGCCGTTTCGCCGAACACCTCTACCACCTGCGGCTCGATATTGCCCTCGATCAGTTCGCGCGGCGTGCCCTGGCTGATGAGCCTGCCGTTATCCATCACCGCAAGGCGGTGGCACAGGCGCTCGGCCTCGTCCATGAAGTGCGTGGTGAGCAGCAGCGTCTTGCCCTGCTGCGTGAGTTCGCGCAGGCGCTGCCAGATCAGGTGGCGCGCCTGCGGATCGAGCCCGGTGGTCGGCTCGTCGAGGAAGATCACATCGGGATCGTTCACCAGCGCCCGCGCCAGCGTGAGGCGGCGCTTCATGCCACCGGACAGCGTCGGCACCTTGGCATCGCGCTTGTGGGTGAGGCTGGCGAATTCCAGCAGCGACGGGATGCGCGCCTCGATCTCGCTGTCGTGCAGACCAAAGTAGCGCCCGTACACCAGCAGGTTCTCGGCCACGCTGAAGTCGGGATCGAGGTTGTCCATCTGCGGCACCACACCGACGCGAATGCGCGCCTCGCGCGCCGCCTGCGGCACCGGCAGGTCGAGCAGCATGGCTTTGCCTGCATCAGGCGTGATCAGCCCCAGCAGCATGCGCAGCGTGGTGGTCTTGCCCGCGCCGTTCGGGCCGAGCAGGCCGAAGCATTCGCCCTTGTGGATGGACAGGTCGAGACCGTCCACCACGCGCTGCCCGCCGTAGGATTTTTGCAGCCCGATAGCTTTGATCACTGCATTCATTCTGCTAAACCTTTTCAGCCACAGAGAACACAGCGCTCACAGAGAAAATCCCGTTCTGCCCTCTCTGTGTTCTCTGTGGCTGATTGCTCTTGTGTTTTTGCTTCACAGTTCCACCCCGTTGAAATGCCGCTTCACGATGTCGCGCAACTGCGTCAGCCGCCCGTGGAAGAAATGCTCCGCCTGCGGCAGCACCACGATGGGCAGGTGTTGCGGGCGCGCCCATTCCAGTGCGTCGGCCAGCGGCACCACATCGTCATGCTCGCCGTGGATGACCAGCGTGTCGGGCGCGACCGCGGGCATGGCGAAGCGGCCCACCGCGGGAGCAGCCAGGATCAAGTGCTGCGGATGCACTTGCTGTGCGGTGCGTGCGGCGACATAACCGCCGAAGGAGAAACCGGACAGGATCAGCGACAGTTCCTGGCCGAACTGTTCCTGCGCATAGCGCACGACGGCGACCATGTCCTGCTCTTCGCCGTCGCCGCCGGTGAATTCGCCTGCGCTCGCGCCGACGCCGCGAAAATTGAATCGCAGTGCCACGCAGCCGAGTTCGGTGAACGTCTTGGCCAGCATGACGGCCACCTTGTTCTCCATGGTGCCGCCCATGGTCGGCAGCGGATGCGCCACCACGGCGATGCCGCAGGTGATCTCATCCGGCATGTGCACGATGCCCTCGATATCGCCTGCCGTGCCGCTGGTGGTGAATTTTTCCAGTACTGTCGCCATCAGATCTTCAAGCGCTCGACGACTCGCCCGTTCCTGATATGTTCCTCGATGATCTCGTCGAGGTCGCTGCGGTCGACGTAGGTGTACCAGACTGCATCGGGATAGACGACCAGTACCGGTCCCAGCTCGCAACGCCCCAGGCAGCCTGCCGAATTGATGCGAACCTGGTGCTTTTCGGTGGAGATACCGAGCTGCTTGACCTTGTCCTTGACATAATCGCGCGCCGCCTGCGCATCATGGTTGTTGCAGCAATCCTCTCCCGCCGGACGCTGGTTCACGCAAAAAAACACATGTTTGTCGTAATGACTCATTCTCGTTCCTGTTTGTATGATGCCCGCGCCCACCACAGGTAACCGCCCAACAGCAGCGGGAACACCAGCGACACGGTATGCGACAGGCCGTTGTAATTGCGCAGATGACCGAAATGCCAATGGTACAGTCTCATTGCGGCAGACGGGGTGCCGCTGTCCAGCACCCAGTTCGCCAGTATCACATAACTCAGCGCCGCCAGTGCAGTCGCCCAGATCAGCCGCGGCGGCGGCAACCATGCGGCACCGGTGATCAGCAGCAAGCCGATCACGATACCCAGTATCGCCTCGCTGTTCAGCCACAGCAGCAACGCCCACGATTTAAGCAGCAATGCCGCCGCGATGAACTTCACCAATGCCACGATGCCCAGCATGAGCATCAGGCCAACGGCCACATGCCGGCGGGTGCGCAGCAAGGTCAGCAGCAAGGTGCCCACCATCAGCAGGTTCAATGCGACGGCCAGGCTTTCCCACGGGCTGAACGGTTCCGGCGGGCTCGCAATGAACATGCGATAGGCCGGCTCGGTGATGAACACATTGCCCAGCATCGGCAATGACGGGTTGATCTGCGCGAACATCCATAGCATCACCAGTGCCAGGCCGAAGTCCACTCCATTGCCTTGCCGAAACAGCCCGATGCGCCACTGGGTCACCCGTACGAACCACGCGCGCCGCTTGATGGACACCGCCAGCAGCCCTCCGCACAAGGAGCCACAGGAGTTGCTCAATATGTCTGCATTGGAGCTGGTGCGCATGGGCAGGTACATCTGCAGGTACTCCATGGCCACCGACAGCGACACGGCGGCAAGGGTGGCCAGCAGCACGCTGGCCGCGTTGCCGAAAT
Encoded here:
- a CDS encoding putative bifunctional diguanylate cyclase/phosphodiesterase codes for the protein MKDIQDGRAFATKLKRCRWILRHNPYESINLQPESASPFAQDFFDLRSEAIIKLKDKTAIQSAQLRQLLSVSKVSLITSISLAAILAYIQRTVVPSSELLVWCLLMVLASLLRAALVYSPQTLRLDDAAAVQARLQKFRIGVVVAGAVWGSAGLLLFPAHHPQYVMFLIFTLAGMTAGGVISFSADLVSAVAFSVLLSLPVAIRLFVTGDHLSEAMGVAVLLYLGFMIASIRRINQNICENIILRIEAAAREGKVRESEERYRLLLSHLPVGIFHYNTDLVITYCNDRLAELLHNSVEHVIGLDMKLVKDQAILPSLRKALEGERSNFEGHYLATYSDAEGWAYITCTPFHDHNGQIAGGIAIVQDITEHKAAEEKINNLAFYDPLTGLPNRRLLLDRLQHALASSARSGREGALLFIDLDNFKALNDTLGHDMGDLLLRQVAQRLASCVREGDSIARLGGDEFVVMLEDLGGHDLEAAAQTEAVGEKILAMLGLPYQLVAHEYRCTPSIGATLFSGHELAKEELLKRADIAMYQAKQAGRNTVRFFDQQMQDAVTARVALEGELHKALDRQQFRLHYQIQVDASGRPLGAEALIRWMHPERGLVPPDQFIGMAEETDLILPIGQWVMDTACAQLKTWQQHAPTRDLVLAVNVSATQFHQLDFVFQVRATVQRHAIDPKLLKLELTESMLLENIEDTIRTMNALKEIGVQFSLDDFGTGYSSLQYLKRLPLDQIKIDQSFVRDIASDSNDREIVGTIIAMAQNLYLDVIAEGVETEEQRQFLQDNGCTHFQGYLFGKPVPVEQFEAMLQPDRAS
- a CDS encoding bifunctional diguanylate cyclase/phosphodiesterase, which encodes MSEQDINQERLELALEAAGLDLWENNLITGEVSRSAAKTFMELGYSNEEITDCLDNYFTLIHSDDVPVVQSAINDHLSGSKEQYRCEFRIRAKNGSWVWFANYGKIMDRHGDDRGQRFVGVTFNIDERKRKEEQLIVLEQDTRTLIENSPDTVARYDHECRRIYVNPALASSFPGGAEKILGKKPSEIPGGPEFDKFEAKIVEVFATGNNALFELKWQGKDGKELCNHIRLTAERDSSGRLTSVLAIGRDITELYESRAALKRANAQLENMNDLLQSQATSDPLTGLPNRRFMLDRLKHALASSSRSGREGALLFIDLDNFKTLNDTLGHDVGDQLLQQVAHRLETCVREGDTVARLGGDEFVVMLEDLSEKDLEAAAQTEAVGEKILAALNQPYQLGKHEYRNTPSIGATLFNDHQQSLDELLKQADIAMYQAKRAGRNALRFFDPQMQETINSRATLENELRKALELHQFYLFYQVQVDSVQEDGSHRATGAEALIRWAHPERGLVSPAQFIPLAEETGLIVPIGLWVLDTACAQLKTWQHDALTRGLVLAVNVSAKQFRQPDFVAQVDAAVQRHGIDPKLLKLELTESLLLENIQDTIATMNALREIGIRFSLDDFGTGYSSLQYLKQLPLDQLKIDQSFICDLVSDSSDRAIVRTIIAMAQSLNLNVIAEGVETEAQRQILLEKGCIHHQGYLFSKPVPINQFEAQLRR
- a CDS encoding THUMP domain-containing class I SAM-dependent RNA methyltransferase; amino-acid sequence: MPDFFATCPRGLEKLLADELISFGATDVRISAGGISFAGDWPTCYRVNLQSRLASRILWRVKDATYFRDEQDVYKAVYDLPWTKWFDVSCTILVKVTAIKCPLKSLEFITLKIKDAVCDKFRAEKDARPSVAKLDPDMRIHAFFEGEKFTLYLDTSGDALYKRGVRIHTNIAPLRENLAAGILKMTGWKPGIPLLDPMCGSGTFLIEAAQISLNIQPGIARNFAFEKLKNFDARTWNAMRESAIAAQLPVSELPIYGSDLYGDALKAAHQNLEEAGIRETVDLKQCNALEVSPPEKEGVLVANLPYGERMGDEDELAELYPQLGDVLKKRFGGWSAYLFTADLRIAKLMRLTPSRRTPLYNGAIECRLFEYKIVAGSNRPK